In Solanum pennellii chromosome 7, SPENNV200, the following are encoded in one genomic region:
- the LOC107026235 gene encoding pentatricopeptide repeat-containing protein At2g18940, chloroplastic-like: MNMKQLMSKRTIEKLSKLKTTEILCHFHSKSSIPTSSLPPSTSWTKCRFFQIHNTPIPKFESWSAKRLIHTDTVTDTPEEMVIETEDDITMNDFLSRFVWIMRGKLKQVYPDFEKKTIDEMLLVIVDKVVSELEKGGFDQIVGGKSSDDDFSHDLWKTVWEVSNVVLEDMEKAKRKDKMKNFLQAEQVKEMCRFAGEVGIRGDMLREYRFKWAREKMEETEFYHSLERFKEEEQQQQGTEHGIGESRAEDPKLVTLPKRRGKINYKIYGLDLSDSKWSQVADKIHEAEKIICPQEPKKIDGKCKIITEKLLSLQEEDDYSPLIAEWVQLLQPSRVDWINLLDRLQNRNPSLYLKIAEHVLGEESFETNIRDYSKLIDAHARDNRREDAERIIRKMRENGIVPDILTSTTMVHMYSKAGDLDRAKAAFESLRTQGFLPDMGVYNSMILAYVNAGDPKKGESLMKEMEVRDMKPSKKIYMALLRSFSQHGDANGAQRIATSMQFSGFQPTLESCMLLVEAFGKAGDPDQARQNFDYMIKLGHKPDDRCTATMIAAYEKNNLLDKALNLLIELEKDGFEPGVATYSVLVDWLSKMQLIDEAEQLLDKIAEQGEAPPFKVHISLCDMYARANVEKKALQALGVLEAKQEQLEPEDFERIIWSLIAGGFVQDAQKFQGLMEARGFTVSEQLQVTLMASQTFLRRRPSVR; encoded by the exons atgaatatgaagcAACTAATGAGCAAGCGAACTATCGAGAAATTGTCAAAACTCAAAACTACGGAAATTCTATGTCATTTTCACTCAAAATCCTCAATCCCTACCTCCTCTCTTCCACCGTCCACCAGTTGGACCAAATGCCGATTTTTCCAAATTCACAACACACCAATTCCAAAATTTGAATCTTGGAGTGCTAAAAGATTGATTCACACAGATACAGTTACTGATACACCTGAAGAAATGGTAATTGAGACTGAGGATGATATTACAATGAATGACTTCTTGTCAAGATTTGTTTGGATAATGCGTGGAAAACTCAAGCAAGTATATCcagattttgagaaaaaaactaTTGATGAGATGCTTTTGGTTATTGTTGACAAGGTTGTTTCTGAGCTGGAAAAGGGTGGTTTTGATCAGATTGTTGGAGGTAAGTCGTCGGATGATGATTTTAGTCACGATTTGTGGAAGACAGTGTGGGAGGTGAGTAATGTGGTTTTGGAAGATATGGAGAAAGCAAAAAGGAAGGATAAAATGAAGAACTTTCTTCAAGCTGAGCAAGTTAAGGAGATGTGTAGGTTTGCTGGTGAAGTAGGTATACGTGGAGATATGCTAAGGGAGTATAGGTTCAAATGGGCACGCGAGAAGATGGAGGAGACTGAGTTTTATCACAGTCTTGAACGTTTTAAGGAGGAAGAGCAACAACAACAAGGGACCGAACATGGTATTGGTGAAAGTCGTGCTGAGGACCCTAAACTTGTCACTCTTCCAAAAAGGCGTGGCAAAATTAACTATAAGATTTATGGACTTGATTTGTCCGATTCAAAATGGTCACAAGTGGCTGATAAGATTCATGAGGCTGAGAAAATCATATGCCCTCaagaaccaaaaaaaatagACGGCAAGTGCAAAATTATTACTGAAAAATTACTTTCTTTGCAGGAGGAAGATGATTATTCTCCACTAATAGCAGAATGGGTACAACTTCTCCAGCCTAGCAGGGTAGACTGGATAAATTTACTTGATAGATTGCAGAACCGAAATCCTAGTCTATATTTGAAG ATTGCAGAACATGTGCTTGGTGAAGAGTCATTCGAAACAAACATACGTGACTACTCAAAACTCATTGATGCCCATGCTAGAGATAACCGGCGAGAAGATGCCGAGAGAATTATCCGAAAGATGAGAGAGAATGGAATTGTACCTGATATTCTCACATCAACAACCATGGTTCACATGTACAGCAAAGCAGGTGATCTGGATCGAGCAAAAGCCGCATTTGAGAGCTTGAGAACTCAAGGATTTCTACCAGACATGGGGGTTTACAATTCCATGATCCTAGCCTATGTAAATGCTGGCGACCCGAAGAAAGGTGAATCATTGATGAAGGAAATGGAGGTAAGAGACATGAAACCCTCTAAGAAGATCTATATGGCCCTCCTAAGGTCATTTTCTCAGCATGGTGATGCTAATGGAGCCCAAAGAATAGCAACTTCAATGCAATTTTCAGGATTTCAGCCCACTTTAGAGTCATGTATGTTACTTGTTGAGGCATTTGGAAAAGCGGGTGACCCTGATCAGGCAAGGCAGAATTTTGATTACATGATTAAACTTGGACACAAGCCAGATGATAGATGCACTGCTACCATGATAGCAGCATATGAGAAGAATAACTTGCTGGATAAAGCCTTAAATCTTTTAATAGAGCTTGAGAAAGATGGGTTTGAGCCTGGGGTGGCTACTTATTCGGTTTTGGTGGATTGGTTGAGTAAAATGCAACTAATTGATGAAGCTGAACAACTCTTAGATAAAATTGCTGAGCAGGGTGAGGCTCCCCCATTCAAGGTTCATATTAGCCTATGTGACATGTATGCAAGAGCTAATGTTGAGAAAAAGGCTCTTCAAGCTCTTGGAGTTTTGGAGGCAAAACAAGAGCAGTTGGAACCAGAAGATTTCGAGAGGATTATATGGTCACTTATAGCTGGTGGATTTGTACAAGATGCTCAAAAGTTCCAAGGATTGATGGAAGCTCGGGGATTTACAGTGTCTGAGCAACTTCAAGTGACACTCATGGCGTCTCAAACTTTTCTTCGCAGAAGACCATCTGTAAGATAA